A stretch of DNA from Deinococcus detaillensis:
GTTCCAAGCTCTCCGAGGAGCCAAATGATGCGTAGTGCCAAAATGTTCACTGCCCTGCTGACCTTAACTTTTATCGCTCAGGCCGCGGCCCAGACCCTGACGGTGGGTCTGGACTCCGATGTAGTCAAGCTCGATCCGGCGCTGTCGGCTGCGGCTGTAGAACGTCAAGTGCTTTACCAGATATTTGACCGCTTGGTTGACGTAGACGACAATCTGAAAATTGTTCCTTCCGTTGCTAAAAGCTGGAAAATCAGCAAAGACGGCCTGACTTATACCCTGACGCTTCGTAGCGGCATCAAGTTCCACGACGGCACGCCTCTCGACGCGGCGGCCGTCAAGTATTCGTTGGAGCGCAACATGACGCTCGACGGCAGTTCGAGAAAAAACGAGTTGGCGGCCGTCAAGAGTGTGACGGTGGTCAATCCCACCACCGTCCGCCTCGATCTGAGCGCGCCGTTCGGACCGCTGCTCTCCATTCTGGCTGACCGCGCTGGCATGATCGTTTCTCCGACGGCGGCCAAAGCAGCAGGCGCTGACTTTGGCCGCGTTCCGGTGGGCAGCGGTCCATTCAAGTTCGTTAACCGCGTGGCGCAGGATAACATCACCCTGAACGCCTTCGATGACTACTGGGACGGCGCGCCCAAAATCGATAAGCTCGTCTTCCGTCCCTTCGCCGATGGGGACGTGCGCTACGCCAACCTGCTCTCAGGCGGCGCACAGGTGATTGTTCTAGACGCCAAAGATGTCACCAAACTCGAGGCCAATACCCGCTTTGAGGTTCTTGATATTCCCACCTTGGGATTTCAGGGCATCTGGCTCAACACGACCCGCCCGCCCTTCAACAACAAACTCGTCCGGCAGGCCGTGGCGGCAGCAATTGACCGTAGCGCCGTGAGCAGCGTTGTCTTTCGCGATCTCGCCAAACCGTCAGCAGGGCCGTTTCCGCCTGGAACGCCCGCCAACAGCACCAGCATCAAGGTTCCTGTTCAGAACATCGCCGAAGCCAAAAAGAAATTGCAGCAAGCTGGGCAGAGTAACCTCACCTTCACCATGATCGCTGGGACGGGCACTGTGACCACCCTGCTTACGCAAGTGTACCAGGCAATGATGGCCCAAGCCGGTATCAACATGAAAATCGAACTGCTTGAGAGTGGCGCTCTGAGCAGCCGCGCCACGACCTACAACTTCGACGCGGCGT
This window harbors:
- a CDS encoding ABC transporter substrate-binding protein, translating into MMRSAKMFTALLTLTFIAQAAAQTLTVGLDSDVVKLDPALSAAAVERQVLYQIFDRLVDVDDNLKIVPSVAKSWKISKDGLTYTLTLRSGIKFHDGTPLDAAAVKYSLERNMTLDGSSRKNELAAVKSVTVVNPTTVRLDLSAPFGPLLSILADRAGMIVSPTAAKAAGADFGRVPVGSGPFKFVNRVAQDNITLNAFDDYWDGAPKIDKLVFRPFADGDVRYANLLSGGAQVIVLDAKDVTKLEANTRFEVLDIPTLGFQGIWLNTTRPPFNNKLVRQAVAAAIDRSAVSSVVFRDLAKPSAGPFPPGTPANSTSIKVPVQNIAEAKKKLQQAGQSNLTFTMIAGTGTVTTLLTQVYQAMMAQAGINMKIELLESGALSSRATTYNFDAALLNWSGRVDPDGNIYDWVRTGGAYNYGRYSNKDVDALLAKARLQSAMSARKATYNVALGKVLDDMPYIWVYHQNLLYGVTKNLSGLKPSPDGILRYKNVSLK